The genomic DNA GGACAGTGGAAGGGATGGGGAACCGCGTGTGCTGAGAATCCGATCGCAGCCGCCAAAGGCTGTCAATTCGATGGTAACTCCTATTCCCCTGGTTCCGCCAGCTGCCAATCGGGGACGGAACATCGATGCAACGACGGAGCATGGAGAAACCTCGCCCTCGCCTGCGCGGGTGGTGCCGACGGCGGGGCCGAGATCGTGCCCGCCAGGCTGACGCTGACGTGCCTGTACAATGGCGCGACCGTCGCGACGGAGTCCACCATCTGCAAGGCCGGCGTCACCTTCCGCTGCGAGGACGGCGAGTGGCGCAACCTCGGTAGCGCCTGTCGGTAGGGATGAGGGATACGAGAAACCGGCTAGCAGTTGGGTTTCGCAGTGATCAGACTCCTAATCCTTGCGGCGGTTGCGCTCACCACGAGTTCCGCTCAGGCAGCCGTTCTCGCCGGGGAACGGGCGCCAGCACGGCTGGCGAGACTGGGCGGAGTCGTGGCCGCCGCGATGGCGGAGCCGCAGAGTGACCGTGCCGACAGCGCTCCGGCACGCTGTCCGTATCACTTCGATAGCGACATGCCGGCAGCCACATTCTGCGTCTACCGGGGTGTTGCGTTCGGTGGTGAGGGCGAGGTGTGCGCGACCGACGTCGTGGTTATCTGGAGCAGTCTCGCCTCGCAAGCGGCGCTGAGTGTTGAGCACGCGGAGCAGGCATCAGCTTCGAACAAAGAGGTCTATCTGGGATTCGTCGCTGACCCGGAACTGGTGGTGTGGGCGATCGTAGACCCTCGACAGGGCGACCGTGCCGAAATGGTAGGGTATACGCTCGGAAGTGAGGAGGCTCCGCAGCCACTAGCGGGACAGGTGACACTGCGAGCGGTGCGCCTGGGGTCGGCGGATGTGCTCAGCATGGACTTGCGCGCACCGCGACGTTTCCATCTTGGGAGCTGCGCGTTCGCCTCGTACTTGGGAACGTTCCTTGGGGTGCTGGGACCTCCGAGCGAGACGACGACCTCCGTCGATCCCTTCATCGTGCCCCGGCAGTGACGCCGCGCGAGTGGGCTCGGCAACCTGGGGGCAATCAGCGCACCCGCAAGATCCTTCGCCGGTCGGCAACACTGCGGAGGCGTGAGGGCGTAAGCCCCCGCGCGTAGAACCACGCGCGTAGTACTGCGAGCTTGTGGTACGCGCCATTGAGGACCACCATTATCCTAATTGAAAGGAGCGTACACCATGGCCGGAAAACAGACAGCAGTGTTGGGTATTTACCCCGATTACGCCAGCGTGGAGAAAGCCGTCGACGTCTTGAAGGTGGCCGGATTTCGGAACAAGGATATTTCCGTACTCTTTCCGGAAAAAGCAGGCTCCAAAGCGTTCGCCCACGACAAAGGGACCAGGGCTCCAGAGGGTGCTGCCGCAGGCGCCGGAACGGGTGCGGTGCTGGGCGGTACACTCGGATGGTTGGTGGGTATCGGCACTCTGGCGATACCGGGTGTGGGTCCCTTTATCGCCGCCGGTCCGCTCATGGCGGCCCTGGCGGGGATGGGCGTGGGCGGTGCAGTCGGTGGGATAACGGGCGCGCTGATCGGCCTGGGGATTCCGGAGCACGAGGCCAAGCGCTATGAGGTCCAGGTAAAAGAGGGCGCCATCCTCCTCTCCGTGCATGCGGACAGTCCAGACTGGGCGAAACGCGCGGAGGAGATCCTGACACAGACGGGAGCGCAGAATATCTCGTCAACCGGAGAGACCAGCGCCAACTACGTCAGAAGCGGTCACGACACGGCAGCGCCGGCGGCGTGATGGCGGCCCAATTGGGCCGTGCCGGAGCCCCGCGCTCCGGCGAGCGCAACCTGACAGAGGGTGAGGATCATAACAATGGCAGCAAGCACGAAGCGGTGGCAGCGGATCGGTGAGTCCGTTGCGCGGTTGTTCGATCGTCACAGCGAGAAAGCAGGCCCAGACCGGCCAGGTGGGCAGGGTGCAAGCGGGATGAATCAGCAGCCGCGCATCAGATGGCCGGACAACAGCGCAGCTATTGTTGGGAGTCCGCAATACATCCAGGAAAAACTCGCTGCCTACCAGGCCCGCGGATGGGGACAGCAAGAGACTGGTCGGTCGGCGAGACAGCCTGAACCGGCGTTGAGCTCCAGGGTGCGCGCCGATCAGGAACCGAGTAATACGCGCGCGCTGACGCCAAACCTGAGATCTCCAAGGTCGACGTGGGCCGACAAGTGGGAGAGATAAAGGCGCGCGCTACGCAGCGCCGGCGATTGCACCCGGTGCGGGGAAGCGTCATGAAGGAGGCAAGACAAATGAAACCAGTCTGGATCGGCGGGGTAGCGAGTGTGGCGATGATGGTGTCCCTTTTCGCGCTGGCTCAACCGGCGTGGGGCGGTTCGACGAAGTGCACGATGAAGTACTCCCTCGCAGGGTGGTCGGCGGGCTACTCCACGGCGAGCGGCAGCGGCACCGTCAAGTGCGACAATGGCCAGTCGGCCCGCGTGTCCCTCCAGGCGAGCTGATCCTGCCCGAGAAGTGTTCGCTGGAC from Deltaproteobacteria bacterium includes the following:
- a CDS encoding DUF3341 domain-containing protein, whose product is MAGKQTAVLGIYPDYASVEKAVDVLKVAGFRNKDISVLFPEKAGSKAFAHDKGTRAPEGAAAGAGTGAVLGGTLGWLVGIGTLAIPGVGPFIAAGPLMAALAGMGVGGAVGGITGALIGLGIPEHEAKRYEVQVKEGAILLSVHADSPDWAKRAEEILTQTGAQNISSTGETSANYVRSGHDTAAPAA